The Juglans microcarpa x Juglans regia isolate MS1-56 chromosome 2S, Jm3101_v1.0, whole genome shotgun sequence genome has a window encoding:
- the LOC121252065 gene encoding probable WRKY transcription factor 51 isoform X2: MDNHYPHENPNLKPSYNYTHLTDGTITDPFSLDFELLQYLMLAEHGIHDDHDSTPQIIRKASSENMIMIEKGSAESLTGATSRNNSINIGVKKAAEKMGVGHRVAFRTKSELEVMNDGYKWRKYGKKSVKSSPNPRNYYKCSSGGCNVKKRVEREREDPSYVITTYEGVHNHDTPTSDHLLYYNHTPRMLSSACRTNLLPTTTYYNNNNSSRSSSSS, encoded by the exons ATGGATAATCATTACCCTCATGAAAACCCTAATCTCAAACCTAGTTATAATTACACACATCTAACCGATGGTACCATTACAGATCCTTTCTCCTTGGATTTTGAGTTGTTGCAGTATCTGATGCTTGCTGAACATGGGATTCATGATGACCACGATTCGACGCCGCAAATTATTAGAAAGGCATCATCGGAAAATATGATCATGATTGAGAAGGGCTCGGCCGAATCCCTCACCGGTGCAACATCAAGAAATAATAGCAT AAATATTGGGGTGAAGAAGGCAGCCGAGAAGATGGGTGTGGGTCATCGAGTTGCATTTAGAACCAAATCGGAGCTGGAGGTGATGAATGATGGGTACAAATGGAGGAAGTACGGAAAGAAGTCTGTCAAGAGCAGCCCAAACCCGAG GAATTATTACAAATGTTCAAGCGGAGGATGCAACGTGAAGAAGAGggtggagagggagagagaagaccCAAGCTACGTGATAACTACATACGAGGGAGTTCACAACCATGACACCCCCACCTCTGATCATCTGCTCTATTACAACCACACGCCTCGTATGCTCTCGTCTGCCTGCCGGACTAATTTGCTACCTACTACTACgtattacaataataataattcctctcgctcttcttcttcttcctga
- the LOC121252065 gene encoding probable WRKY transcription factor 51 isoform X1, with the protein MDNHYPHENPNLKPSYNYTHLTDGTITDPFSLDFELLQYLMLAEHGIHDDHDSTPQIIRKASSENMIMIEKGSAESLTGATSRNNSICRNIGVKKAAEKMGVGHRVAFRTKSELEVMNDGYKWRKYGKKSVKSSPNPRNYYKCSSGGCNVKKRVEREREDPSYVITTYEGVHNHDTPTSDHLLYYNHTPRMLSSACRTNLLPTTTYYNNNNSSRSSSSS; encoded by the exons ATGGATAATCATTACCCTCATGAAAACCCTAATCTCAAACCTAGTTATAATTACACACATCTAACCGATGGTACCATTACAGATCCTTTCTCCTTGGATTTTGAGTTGTTGCAGTATCTGATGCTTGCTGAACATGGGATTCATGATGACCACGATTCGACGCCGCAAATTATTAGAAAGGCATCATCGGAAAATATGATCATGATTGAGAAGGGCTCGGCCGAATCCCTCACCGGTGCAACATCAAGAAATAATAGCAT ATGCAGAAATATTGGGGTGAAGAAGGCAGCCGAGAAGATGGGTGTGGGTCATCGAGTTGCATTTAGAACCAAATCGGAGCTGGAGGTGATGAATGATGGGTACAAATGGAGGAAGTACGGAAAGAAGTCTGTCAAGAGCAGCCCAAACCCGAG GAATTATTACAAATGTTCAAGCGGAGGATGCAACGTGAAGAAGAGggtggagagggagagagaagaccCAAGCTACGTGATAACTACATACGAGGGAGTTCACAACCATGACACCCCCACCTCTGATCATCTGCTCTATTACAACCACACGCCTCGTATGCTCTCGTCTGCCTGCCGGACTAATTTGCTACCTACTACTACgtattacaataataataattcctctcgctcttcttcttcttcctga
- the LOC121253703 gene encoding uncharacterized protein At5g64816 isoform X2 — protein sequence MVEVWWSLLGAAIPAVIAGNAFRMKNRHAEEQRLKSARGREKSPDDIFVCERVCTSKRMLKKVGAFSKDPIPDTCVTVCGVSELDACADACARTVCVNQHQVPNWNDVCLRRCQSECLKFSDSRYF from the coding sequence ATGGTGGAAGTGTGGTGGTCCCTATTGGGGGCTGCTATCCCAGCTGTTATTGCTGGGAACGCTTTTAGAATGAAGAATAGACATGCTGAAGAGCAGAGGTTAAAGAGTGCCAGGGGTAGGGAAAAGAGCCCTGATGACATATTTGTCTGTGAAAGGGTGTGTACATCAAAGAGAATGTTAAAAAAGGTTGGTGCCTTCTCAAAGGACCCAATTCCTGATACTTGTGTTACTGTCTGTGGTGTGTCTGAACTTGATGCATGTGCTGATGCCTGCGCTCGCACTGTTTGTGTAAACCAACATCAAGTGCCAAACTGGAATGACGTCTGCTTAAGGAGATGCCAGAGTGAATGTCTCAAATTCTCTGATTCCCGTTATTTTTAG
- the LOC121253703 gene encoding uncharacterized protein At5g64816 isoform X1: MVEVWWSLLGAAIPAVIAGNAFRMKNRHAEEQRLKSARGREKSPDDIFVCERVCTSKRMLKKVGAFSKDPIPDTCVTVCGVSELDACADACARTVCVNQHQVPNWNDVCLRRCQTCLESIKCKVLSHGVLDKNHLGALSSFFMGALPR, translated from the exons ATGGTGGAAGTGTGGTGGTCCCTATTGGGGGCTGCTATCCCAGCTGTTATTGCTGGGAACGCTTTTAGAATGAAGAATAGACATGCTGAAGAGCAGAGGTTAAAGAGTGCCAGGGGTAGGGAAAAGAGCCCTGATGACATATTTGTCTGTGAAAGGGTGTGTACATCAAAGAGAATGTTAAAAAAGGTTGGTGCCTTCTCAAAGGACCCAATTCCTGATACTTGTGTTACTGTCTGTGGTGTGTCTGAACTTGATGCATGTGCTGATGCCTGCGCTCGCACTGTTTGTGTAAACCAACATCAAGTGCCAAACTGGAATGACGTCTGCTTAAGGAGATGCCAGA CATGTCTTGAATCCATCAAATGCAAGGTGCTATCACATGGTGTGTTGGATAAGAACCATTTAGGTGCATTGTCAAGTTTTTTTATGGGTGCCTTGCCTCGTTGA
- the LOC121252064 gene encoding small GTPase LIP1, with translation MFWRDRERDNKEQNGGPPCGQVRVLVVGDSGVGKTSLVHLIIKGSSVVRPPQTIGCTVGVKHTTYGNAGSSSSSIKGDAERDFFVELWDVSGHDRYKDCRSLFYSQINGIIFVHDLSQRRTKTSLQKWAAEIAANGTFSAPLGSGGPFGLPVPYIVIGNKADIAAKEGTRGSSGNLVDVARQWVEKQGLLPSSEDLPLMESFPGNGSLLAAAKEARYDKEAVVKFFRTLIRRRYFSDDLPATTPWSISPVQRASRRLDENLSDEDQPYKNIGLVGDPYKYNVLPPLPAQRNLTPPPTLYPQQPVSVSESYSLPRFSLTGSQEISRNARSKRSDINV, from the exons ATGTTTTGGAGGGACCGTGAGAGGGACAACAAAGAGCAAAACGGTGGACCGCCTTGTGGGCAGGTTCGAGTACTTGTTGTTGGCGACTCAG GTGTTGGGAAAACGTCTCTTGTTCATCTGATTATCAAAGGTTCTTCTGTTGTTCGCCCTCCTCAAACAATTGGGTGTACCGTTGGTGTGAAG CACACTACTTACGGAAATGCTGGTAGCTCTTCAAGTAGCATAAAAGGTGATGCCGAGAGAGATTTCTTTGTCGAACTTTGGGATGTGTCAGGACATGATCGTTACAAAGACTGTCGGTCGCTTTTCTATTCCCAAATTAATG GCATTATTTTTGTTCACGATCTCTCCCAGAGAAGGACGAAAACAAGCTTGCAGAAATGGGCAGCTGAGATTGCTGCAAATGGGACATTTTCAGCTCCCCTAGGATCTGGAGGTCCATTTGGCTTACCTGTACCATATATTGTTATTGGTAATAAAGCTGATATTGCTGCAAAGGAGGGTACAAGAGGAAGCAGTGGCAATCTTGTTGATGTTGCTCGTCAGTGGGTTGAGAAGCAGGGTTTACTTCCATCCAGTGAGGACCTTCCACTGATGGAAAGTTTTCCCGGTAATGGAAGCCTTCTTGCA GCTGCTAAAGAAGCGAGATATGACAAGGAAGCTGTGGTGAAATTTTTTCGTACG CTAATCAGAAGAAGATACTTCTCAGATGACCTACCTGCAACAACTCCGTGGTCTATATCTCCTGTTCAGAGAGCCTCACGTCGTCTAGATGAAAATTTGAGTGATGAGGATCAGCCTTACAAGAATATAGG TTTAGTTGGCGACCCTTATAAATATAACGTGCTCCCTCCCCTTCCAGCACAACGCAATCTCACACCACCTCCCACACTTTATCCCCAGCAGCCAGTTTCGGTTTCTGAAAGTTACAGCCTCCCAAGATTTTCCCTGACTGGCTCTCAAGAGATCAGCCGTAATGCCAGATCAAAGCGCTCAGATATTAATGTATGA